From the Argentina anserina chromosome 3, drPotAnse1.1, whole genome shotgun sequence genome, the window AAGAAGGAAATCGATAGGAAATATTTATTAATGAGCTCGACTACTAAGCTAAACTTGTTAATCTTGAAGTTGATGTACACCAAAAATATTTTCTAACCTCTAGTCAGAATAATTGAAGAATTATCTAATTAATTATCAGTAACTAAACAGCTCTATGCAGAAGTTGGTTGATTGGAAGTAACTAATTAGCAGTACTAGACTAACCAGATTATGCTAAACAAAGGTACTAATTAGCCTCATGTTGCTTATTCATGTTGTTGATCATAGAAGAACtaatacaacacaaatttTCCTACTAGTGGACCCAACTCCAACCTTCTATAAACCAAAACTTTTGAGCTCTTTAAACTCTCTGTTTCAGCACTCCTGCTGCTTATTCAACACCCCATGCCCGCAAAGTGCTGATCATAAGAGtgagatactaagtttgagaCACTCAATGAGCCATAGTTGATGGGCAACTACAGGTTTAGATTGTCAGATATGATACCAAATGCCTGGTTTTACAAGCTCAAAGATATGAGCAAAACCAGAAAACACAACACTACTTCTCCCAAGAATTTCTCACAAGGAACccatctttcaaaaactttATACTCCTACTACATCACAACAGATCAGCAACCCAACAGAGATGAAAAGTTCTACAACTCACTTGCACACCCCAGAGCCTCAAATACACATTTTCCAGAACAACCCAGAAGGTCATCAACCAGGAGAAGCAGAAGGAAAGCTGTGTACAAGCCTTCTCCTAACAAGCATGTCAGCTCTTCCTCTGTTTCCTCCGGCCATTGTAGCTGTCATGCCTCAATTCCAGAGTCTTCAGACTACTTTGGCTCATCTTCAAGTGAGAGTCATTCCACTGAAGCTCATGACTTTCATGAACTGATTCCATCCGAGTTCGAAAGCAGCCAGTTGGGTGCTTCTGAGTTTGGCTCTTATAGCTGCAGAGTCAGTTCTTCAACTTCTAACACCATCAGtgataagaaaaaagaaggcTCAACAAACAGAGTTGATGATAGGTTTGATATGATCTCGGAGTTGGAGCTTCCTCCAATCTTGACAAAGCCAATGAAATTTGATGATTATAATAAGGCAATTTCGTCCACCAAGTTCAGGAAAAGTACGTCATCCAaattgaaggaaacaaaaagaCACCAGTCTCTTTCTGTCAAGATTGtcaaggaagaaagaagcagtAGTAAGACACAGAAGAACCAGAAGACAACAACTCCTTTCGTTCGGAACTCGTCGACTTCTCCAACCGGCATAAGGCTTCGAGGCAACTCTCCGAGACTGGCAAGCAAGAAACTTCAACAGCCCTTTGGTGGTAGAAAGAGTGTGTCAAAGAATAGAGGCATCTCGGAAAGCTTTGCAGTTGTGAAGTCCTCAATTGATCCACAGAGGGACTTCAAGGAATCGATGAAGGAGATGATTGTGGAGAACAACATCAAGGAATCTAAGGATTTGGAAGACCTTCTTGCTTGTTATCTTTCACTCAACTCAAAGGAACACCATGATCTCATTGTCAAGGCTTTCGAGCAAATATGGTTTGATATAATTCAGATCAAAACCTGAGATTCTTAGGCTATGAAATTCATATGCATATATCCACATAATCTTATTAGTCATGGTAACTACTTTATTTTCTCATTTCCGGCTTCATCTTATTCTTATCTACAGAAAAGCTGAATGACTTGTATCTATTCTCTGCTCTATTAGGCATTTAAACATGCATATTATATCTTATGAGCAATAAAATAATCCTTTTGATCAAGTTCGGATTCCGGTTTGATATTGAAATCACTGCAAATGATCATCTGTTCCCCAGAGTTTGCTTCTGGTAAAGACTAGTAGGGCTTTAGTACTCTAAGGCCAGTAAATAGGAACCTGCATGTAGAGCAGTAGAGAAGCCAGAGCAACGTTTTGTCAGATGACCGAGTACTGCActgcaaaaaaagaagaaggtgcTGCACTGATGGTACTATTCCAatactacgtatatatatacaagagaaaatatGTTATTAACTATTGTTAGATACAAATGTTTCCTATAAGCTCACTACCCTCAACTTCAACGGAATCAACGCCTTCAATATACCTCGATCTGCTTTTTGTTATGTTATGTCTGAAAGCTTGTGCAGTACGTAGAATGCCAATTATGAATATTAAACTTCTTTTCCTTCATATATAATCGAAATTAACTTCTTTACTGATCCATAACCATGAAATCTTGATATCAGGACTTACGACTTCCTCCAAACAAGAACCTGATATGCGTTGGCAACTATTGCGATTCAGAAGCTTAAGATCTTAAGATCAAATACAACAAATAGACTAATTAATCACCAATGAAACGATATATGAAGGTAACAGTATACTTTTTCAATCATGAATATACAAGGTATGCATCCCAGAACAAATGTAAAGAAGTATTTGGTTCTATATTCTCACAAGTCACAAGTACTGCGCTGAGCGACTGAGCATTGACTACCTCATAGTCTCATGCATCCATGAATAATTGaataatatattgaaaaccgACAACAGTCTTATTCAAACCTAAAAGGCTAAACCCGAAACAATCTTTCCACTATtgcataataaaaataatgtaAGAAATTAATTGTATGCTTGTTTCATATACATATAGTAACTCTTCATAGTTCATACTATAGTTCACATTAGTAACTCGACAGCGTAATATCGTGGCAACGATGAGATAATCATTCCCCTACTACGTACATCCCTATGGTTGGGGTTCATTAAGTTGCAAATTTGTGCTAGCATACCATGGTTATGGTTTacgtaacttttttttttgtgaaaggTGGTTCAAGTAATTTTAGAACGGAAATGGCAAAACTCATTTTCCGAGGTTTTGGAGATGATCATCTTGTGTTAGAGTACCGCAACTGTGTAGTCTAGCTGATATAAAAGTTCATGATTCAAGCATAGTCCATGATTCATATTGCACCGATAGTCCGATACTATCACAAAAGTTCCTAACTTAGCCATTTAAAAAATTCATGCAACTAAACGTTTTGGCCTGAAAATAACCcatttaaatatgttatcaTCGAAATAAATATGTTCAGAGTTTCACATATTTTAATGCGTCAATAGAGAATATATTATGTTGAGAGTTTTCTTGTTTACGGAAAGCGATTCAATGCACCACGGAGTGCTACCACCAGCGAATATTTTAATAAGAAGAAACAATATCAGCCACACACATGTGGGTCCATTCATTCAATATAATTTATCTCGTATGTCTTTTTTAAACTCCGTTAACAATCAAATTCTAACTGACATCTCATATCTACTTTCGACCGGCAAAGCTTAATGCGGGTCGCCCGACCATTTCTCCACATTCTGGCGGTGTTGTCGCAGAGATCTAATCCCATCTGGCTCGCATATCTATCATCAATGTCTCTGTTGTATGTTCTTGTCCATTCGTTGAAAATGGAGAGAGAATAGAACGTCGAAATCCCGACAGCTCCGGCATATCTTCTTTGTGTTCCGGTCACCATTTCCGGTGCATGAGGTGTGATATGTGATCCCCTCATCGAGTTTTGATTCTATGTATAattgattttcaatttgaaaTGGGTTTTGGACAAATTTGGGTGTCATCGGATTCGGCGGAGGCGCGGAGCCACTATCATGGATGTCCAATCTAATGCTCCATGGTTCATTTTTGACTTTAAGTCATGCCCAGAAAGCATATGGGAATACAAGTACGAGAACTAAGCAACAAGGTTGTGTTACCAAGATCCTTCGTCTTCAACTATGGTTTTTGGGTTCATGTTTTCATTGTTTTGTAGTGTTTGATCAGTGAGGGAATAGAATTGATGGTGTAGATTTCTTAATATATTTTGGAAGTGGTTTGATAATGAAAATCCCATTCATTTTGacaattttcatttctcattctgGTCGGCTACGTAAAGTCGACGGCGGTTGGGATTCGAGAGTAGCGGGGAGCGTTGAGTGGATGACGGAGGCTTAACTGAGTTTTGGAAGCAAGTCACATGCTGAGGCACGTGCGGCT encodes:
- the LOC126788415 gene encoding transcription repressor OFP3-like, translating into MGNYRFRLSDMIPNAWFYKLKDMSKTRKHNTTSPKNFSQGTHLSKTLYSYYITTDQQPNRDEKFYNSLAHPRASNTHFPEQPRRSSTRRSRRKAVYKPSPNKHVSSSSVSSGHCSCHASIPESSDYFGSSSSESHSTEAHDFHELIPSEFESSQLGASEFGSYSCRVSSSTSNTISDKKKEGSTNRVDDRFDMISELELPPILTKPMKFDDYNKAISSTKFRKSTSSKLKETKRHQSLSVKIVKEERSSSKTQKNQKTTTPFVRNSSTSPTGIRLRGNSPRLASKKLQQPFGGRKSVSKNRGISESFAVVKSSIDPQRDFKESMKEMIVENNIKESKDLEDLLACYLSLNSKEHHDLIVKAFEQIWFDIIQIKT